The Neoarius graeffei isolate fNeoGra1 chromosome 12, fNeoGra1.pri, whole genome shotgun sequence genome window below encodes:
- the cct6a gene encoding T-complex protein 1 subunit zeta: MAAVKALNPKAEVARAQAALAVNISAARGLQDVLKSNLGPKGTMKMLVSGAGDIKLTKDGNVLLHEMQIQHPTASLIAKVATAQDDITGDGTTSNVLIIGELLKQADIYVSEGLHPRIIAEGFEAAKDKALAVLEEVKVTKEMDRETLVNVARTSLRTKVHTELADLLTEAVVDAVLAIRKPNEPIDLYMVEIMEMKHKTESDTQLIRGLVLDHGARHPDMKKRVEDAYILTCNVSLEYEKTEVNSGFFYKSAEEREKLVKAERKFIEERVHKIIELKKKVCADHDKGFVVINQKGIDPFSLDALAKEGIVALRRAKRRNMERLSLACGGVAMNSVDDLTPECLGHAGLVYEHTLGEEKYTFIEKCGNPRSVTLLVKGPNKHTLTQIKDAVRDGLRAVKNAIEDGSVVAGAGAFEVAVADALVKHKSKVKGRAQLGVQAFADSLLIIPKVLAQNSGYDPQETLVKLQTEFKESGQLIGVDLSTGEPMVAGEVGIWDNYSVKKQLLHSCTVIASNILLVDEIMRAGMSSLKG; this comes from the exons ATGGCTGCTGTGAAGGCACTTAATCCGAAAGCTGAGGTGGCGAGAGCTCAGGCGGCCTTGGCCGTGAACATTAGCGCCGCTCGGGGACTTCAGGATGTCCTGAAAAGCAATTTGGGACCAAAAGGAACCATGAAAAT GCTTGTGTCTGGCGCCGGAGACATCAAGCTGACTAAAGACGGCAATGTCTTGCTGCATGAGATG CAAATCCAGCATCCAACGGCTTCTCTGATCGCGAAGGTGGCGACGGCGCAGGACGACATCACCGGAGACGGCACCACGTCCAACGTCCTCATCATCGGAGAGTTACTAAAGCAGGCGGATATTTATGTTTCTGAG GGTCTCCACCCCAGGATCATCGCTGAGGGCTTTGAAGCTGCGAAGGACAAGGCTCTGGCTGTGCTTGAGGAGGTGAAGGTCACTAAGGAGATGGACCGTGAGACTTTGGTTAACGTGGCCAGAACCTCACTGAGGACCAAAGTCCACACGGAGCTGGCTGACCTGCTCACAGAG GCTGTGGTGGACGCTGTGCTCGCCATCAGGAAACCCAACGAACCCATTGACCTTTATATGGTGGAGATCATGGAGATGAAACACAAGACGGAGAGCGATACACA ATTGATCAGAGGTTTGGTGTTGGATCATGGAGCCAGACATCCTGACATGAAGAAGAGAGTTGAGGACGCTTATATCCTGACCTGCAATGTCTCTCTGGAATATGAGAAAAC CGAGGTGAACTCTGGCTTCTTCTACAAGAGCGCTGAGGAGAGGGAGAAGCTGGTGAAGGCTGAGAGGAAGTTCATTGAGGAGCGTGTGCACAAGATCATCGAGCTAAAGAAGAAAGTGTGTGCTGACCATGACAAGGGCTTTGTGGTCATCAATCAGAAG GGGATTGATCCGTTCTCTCTGGATGCGCTGGCGAAAGAAGGCATCGTGGCTCTGCGTCGGGCGAAGAGGAGGAAcatggagag actcagtctggcctgtggtggtgttgccaTGAACTCTGTCGATGATCTCACCCCGGAGTGTTTGGGCCACGCCGGTCTCGTCTACGAACACACACTG GGAGAGGAGAAGTACACGTTCATCGAGAAATGTGGGAACCCACGCTCCGTGACACTGCTGGTCAAAGGACCAAACAAACACACGCTGACGCAGATCAAAGATGCCGTGAGAGACGGCCTGCGTGCTGTTAAAAACGCCATCGAGGACG GCAGTGTTGTAGCAGGAGCAGGTGCTTTTGAGGTGGCCGTGGCTGATGCTCTGGTGAAACACAAGTCCAAAGTGAAGGGGCGAGCTCAGTTGGGTGTGCAGGCGTTTGCTGATTCTCTCCTCATCATCCCAAAG GTTCTGGCTCAGAATTCAGGCTATGATCCACAGGAGACTCTTGTGAAGCTGCAGACTGAATTTAAAGAGTCCGGCCAGCTCATCGGCGTGGACCTGAGCACAG GTGAGCCCATGGTAGCTGGAGAGGTTGGCATCTGGGATAACTACAGTGTTAAAAAACAGCTGCTTCACTCGTG CACGGTAATCGCGAGCAACATCCTCCTGGTAGATGAGATCATGAGAGCTGGAATGTCTTCCCTCAAAGGTTAA